The Prunus dulcis chromosome 5, ALMONDv2, whole genome shotgun sequence genomic sequence TCCCAATTTAGAGACCATATCGATTGTAATGGATAGTTTCGTGAGGGCTCAACATGTGTCTAAGGCAATCCAAATGTTCCGAAACTTGGAAGAAATTGGTTTGGAGTGTGATACTGAGTCTTTGAATTTGCTTTTGCAATGTCTTTGTCAGAGATCCCATGTTGGTGCTGCAAATTCGTTTCTGAATTCAGTCAAGGGGAAGATACAATTCAATGTTaatacatataatattattattggaGGCTGGTCAAGACATGGCAGAGTTAGTGAAATCGAGAGGATTTTGGAAGCAATGGTAGCAGATGGATTTAGTGCTGATAGTTCAACTTTCAGTTTCATTCTTGAGGGTTTAGGGAGAGCTGGTCGTATTGATGATGCTGTTGAGATTTTTGATAGCATGAAGGGGAAAGGTTGCATGCCAGACACCAGAGTTTATAATGCTATGATTTCTAACTTTATCTCTGTTAGAAATTTTGACGAATGTGTGAGATACTATAAGGGTATGTCGAGTAATAGCTGTGATCCAAATATTGATACTTATACCAAATTGATTGCTGCTTTCCTCAAAGCCCGAAAAGTAGCTGGTGCACTCGAAATGTTTGATGAGATGTTAGGTCGAGGACTTGTTCCCACTACAGGGACAATAACCTCCTTTATTGAACCCTTGTGTAGCTATGGTCCACCCTATGCTGCTATGATGATCTACAAGAAAGCAAGAAAGGTTGGATGCAGAATATCACTGAGTGCTTATAAGCTATTGCTTATGCGACTTTCTAGGTTTGGTAAATGTGGAATGTTACTAAACATTTGGGAAGATATGCAGGAATGTGGATATGCTTCAGATAAGGAAGTTTATGATTATGTAATTAACGGACTTTGCAACATAGGGCACCTTGAAAATGCTGTACTTGTCATGGAAGAGTCTTTGCAGAAAGGCTTTTGCCCAAGTAGGCTTGtttatagcaaactaaacAACAAACTACTTGCTTCAAATAAAGTAGAGAGGGCTTATAAGCTATTTCTAAAGATTAAACATGCTCGTCGTTATGACAATGCACAGAGATTTTGGCGTTCTAAGGGATGGCATTTCTGAATTGACATCTCAGCGGTGGCACGTAAAGATGCATTGTGTGCCCTTTGTTTTCCCTCGTACAGCAAGTTATGGACTTACCCACTGGAAGAGTCTCTTCTCACTGGCAGATCCACCAAGGGGAAAAAGGGGTCTATTGACTCCCTGGTTTAATTTGCGTCCCACAGATTTTAGGTGTCTGCCCCTGTGGTTCTTGCTTTTGTTCCCTAAGAGGCGTTTGACAAAATGCCTGAAAGAGGGAACTATGTTTCCAAAAATCTACGAATGAATGATAGGCGACTTCACTTAACCCCCATGAGGACTGAGAGCTTCTTCATCTTGCCTCATGAGAAAAATTTCCAGGAATCCTTCTGGCTGTTCTAGTAAGAACGTCTGTGACccttttaaattatttcttatattGCCTGCTTTATACAGTAAGAATGCTCTTATTTTGAGCATTTACAAATTTCAATCcaaaatatattgttttgttattaaattaatccaagatttctttttcaagtttttcagTAGCTCACAATGCAAAAGGTTCT encodes the following:
- the LOC117628616 gene encoding putative pentatricopeptide repeat-containing protein At5g43820; translation: MAFHGALHSLRSLSRAPRYPLSDLVHSPISSSLFSTLYAQSNSLHDEHRIKSQSTLDESFVLDQLSNLLPISRSNSSTATLFEPSNSDKQIEIRAVDGFLLPDEKLRGVFLQKLRGTAAIEHALDNGGVDLSVDVVAQVVNRGGLGAEAMLVFFNWAIRKPTIAKDIETYHIILKALGRRKFFTHMMQILHHMRAQGISPNLETISIVMDSFVRAQHVSKAIQMFRNLEEIGLECDTESLNLLLQCLCQRSHVGAANSFLNSVKGKIQFNVNTYNIIIGGWSRHGRVSEIERILEAMVADGFSADSSTFSFILEGLGRAGRIDDAVEIFDSMKGKGCMPDTRVYNAMISNFISVRNFDECVRYYKGMSSNSCDPNIDTYTKLIAAFLKARKVAGALEMFDEMLGRGLVPTTGTITSFIEPLCSYGPPYAAMMIYKKARKVGCRISLSAYKLLLMRLSRFGKCGMLLNIWEDMQECGYASDKEVYDYVINGLCNIGHLENAVLVMEESLQKGFCPSRLVYSKLNNKLLASNKVERAYKLFLKIKHARRYDNAQRFWRSKGWHF